A portion of the Acidobacteriota bacterium genome contains these proteins:
- a CDS encoding phosphate ABC transporter ATP-binding protein has translation MADSTPSRQVPTEKDPTTKAPAGPDQKEQAPAIRTRELNLWYGTFQALFDVDLEVRHGLITAMIGPSGCGKSTFLRSVNRINERLGYVRTTGTVEVLGHDVYAPTVELVQLRKEVGMVFQRPNPLPLSIRDNVLFGHRLHQPGASRRDEDAIVEAALRQVLLWDTVKDRLHWEARDLSLEEQQKLCIARLLPVKPSVLLMDEPCSALDPQGTEAVEELLWELRGRYTILIVTHNMAQARRASDECVFMLHGKVMEHTATEEMFVTPQRPETADYIEGRYG, from the coding sequence TTGGCTGATTCGACCCCGAGCCGCCAGGTTCCCACGGAGAAGGACCCGACGACGAAGGCCCCGGCGGGGCCGGACCAGAAGGAGCAGGCCCCCGCCATCCGAACCCGGGAGCTGAATCTCTGGTACGGCACCTTCCAGGCTCTCTTCGATGTCGACCTGGAGGTCCGCCACGGGCTGATCACCGCCATGATCGGTCCCTCCGGCTGTGGCAAATCGACCTTCCTGCGCAGCGTCAACCGCATCAACGAGCGTCTGGGCTACGTGCGCACCACCGGCACCGTGGAGGTGCTGGGCCACGACGTCTACGCTCCGACAGTGGAGCTGGTGCAGTTGCGCAAGGAAGTGGGAATGGTCTTCCAGCGGCCCAACCCCCTGCCGCTGTCGATCCGCGACAACGTGCTCTTCGGCCATCGGCTGCATCAGCCCGGCGCCAGCCGCAGGGACGAGGACGCCATCGTCGAGGCCGCTCTGCGCCAGGTGCTGCTGTGGGACACGGTGAAAGACCGGCTGCATTGGGAGGCTCGGGATCTGTCTCTGGAGGAGCAGCAGAAGCTGTGCATCGCCCGTCTGCTGCCGGTGAAGCCGTCGGTGTTGTTGATGGACGAGCCGTGCTCCGCCCTCGATCCCCAAGGCACCGAGGCGGTGGAGGAGCTGCTGTGGGAGCTGCGGGGCCGCTACACCATCCTCATCGTCACCCACAATATGGCCCAGGCGCGCCGAGCCAGCGATGAGTGTGTCTTCATGCTCCACGGCAAGGTGATGGAGCACACCGCCACGGAGGAGATGTTCGTCACCCCTCAGCGGCCGGAGACGGCGGACTACATCGAGGGCCGCTATGGCTGA
- a CDS encoding phosphate ABC transporter ATP-binding protein (ATP-binding protein; PstABCS is an ATP dependent phosphate uptake system which is responsible for inorganic phosphate uptake during phosphate starvation), with amino-acid sequence QQRLTIARALSQDPDLLLLDEFSIAVDPVTTMKIEDVLKELKEELTIVLVTNLVQQARRLADRTAFFLSGELVEVGVTEDLFTGPVTDPRTRAYVEGQFG; translated from the coding sequence CAGCAGCGGCTCACCATCGCCCGGGCGCTGTCTCAGGATCCGGATCTGCTCCTGTTGGACGAGTTCTCCATCGCCGTCGATCCGGTGACCACCATGAAGATCGAGGACGTGCTCAAGGAGCTCAAGGAAGAGCTCACCATCGTGTTGGTGACCAACCTGGTGCAGCAGGCCCGCCGGCTGGCGGACCGCACCGCCTTCTTCCTCAGCGGCGAGCTGGTGGAGGTGGGTGTGACGGAGGATCTATTCACCGGACCGGTGACGGATCCTCGGACCCGAGCCTATGTGGAGGGACAGTTTGGCTGA